The proteins below come from a single Alnus glutinosa chromosome 9, dhAlnGlut1.1, whole genome shotgun sequence genomic window:
- the LOC133877408 gene encoding probable serine/threonine-protein kinase PBL18, with the protein MKWTGLLLLGPFLLAAYPTDPNPCPSFFRGSWRLIGSAMGNCFQKPAKCAHASSTNFPESTKPDCKAKQDSKTSSEQATLGSLNPSSITSNGDASLSNKLKSFSYNDLKNATKNFRSESLLGEGGFGCVFKGWIDGNTLAPTKPGTGIVVAIKRLKPESFQGHKEWLAEVNYLSQLHHENLVKLIGYCSESENRLLVYEFMPKGSLENHLFRKGVQPIDWATRMNIAIGVARGLSFLHSLDANVIYRDLKASNILLDSDFNAKLSDFGLARDGPTGDNTHVSTRVVGTQGYAAPEYVATGHLTPKSDVYSFGVVLLELLSGRRAMGDDKVGFVEETLVDWAKPFLGDSRRVLRIMDTRLGGQYSKKGAQAAAALALQCLHTDPKNRLPMVDVLAALQLLPTSNVVPRTTKATPDHHRVKHLSHSR; encoded by the exons ATGAAATGGACAGGGTTGCTGCTTCTTGGTCCTTTCCTTCTTGCAGCTTATCCCACGGACCCAAATCCATGTCCTTCATTCTTCCGCGGGAGTTGGCGTCTGATAGGATCAGCTATGGGGAACTGCTTCCAAAAACCTGCCAAGTGTGCCCATGCTTCTTCTACCAATTTTCCTG AAAGTACAAAGCCTGATTGTAAGGCAAAGCAGGATTCCAAAACTTCCAGCGAGCAAGCAACTTTGGGAAGTTTGAACCCATCTTCTATAACATCCAATGGTGATGCATCTCTTTCCAACAAGCTCAAGTCCTTTAGCTACAATGATCTCAAGAATGCCACCAAGAATTTCCGCTCAGAAAGCTTACTTGGAGAGGGAGGCTTTGGGTGCGTCTTCAAAGGATGGATTGATGGGAACACTTTAGCTCCCACTAAACCAGGAACTGGGATAGTAGTGGCAATAAAGCGTCTCAAGCCAGAAAGCTTTCAAGGCCACAAGGAATGGCTT GCAGAAGTTAATTATCTAAGTCAGCTGCACCATGAAAATCTTGTGAAACTCATTGGTTATTGCTCGGAATCTGAGAATAGGCTCCTTGTGTATGAATTTATGCCAAAAGGAAGCTTGGAGAATCATTTATTTAGAA aAGGTGTTCAACCTATTGATTGGGCTACACGAATGAATATTGCCATTGGTGTTGCACGAGGGCTGTCCTTCTTACACAGTTTAGATGCCAATGTAATCTACCGTGATCTAAAGGCTTCCAACATTCTACTCGATTCG GATTTCAATGCAAAGCTTTCAGATTTTGGCTTAGCAAGGGATGGGCCAACTGGAGATAATACTCATGTTTCAACCAGAGTAGTGGGAACTCAGGGATATGCTGCCCCTGAATATGTAGCTACAG GTCACTTGACACCAAAGAGTGATGTGTACAGCTTCGGCGTGGTGCTATTAGAGTTATTATCAGGAAGACGGGCCATGGGTGATGATAAAGTTGGGTTTGTGGAGGAAACCCTGGTGGATTGGGCAAAACCATTTTTGGGTGACAGCAGACGAGTGTTGAGGATTATGGATACGAGGTTGGGCGGTCAGTACTCCAAGAAAGGAGCACAGGCTGCAGCTGCACTTGCTTTACAATGCCTTCACACAGATCCCAAGAACAGGCTTCCCATGGTTGATGTTCTAGCCGCCTTACAACTGCTCCCCACATCAAATGTTGTTCCCAGGACCACCAAAGCTACGCCCGACCATCATAGGGTTAAGCATTTGTCTCACTCCCGCTAG